From a single Brassica napus cultivar Da-Ae chromosome C9, Da-Ae, whole genome shotgun sequence genomic region:
- the LOC106445413 gene encoding magnesium-dependent phosphatase 1-like, with protein MADDKVRDEAMQIIGMFQILPRLVVFDLDYTLWPFYCECRSKREMPSLYPQAKGILSGLKEKGIQMAIASRSPTSDIANTFIDKLNIKSLFVAKEIFSSWTHKTEHFQKIHTRTGVPFTDMLFFDDEDRNIKSVSKMGVTSILVGDGVTLGALRQGLTEFSQNHNTIEKNKKVWRNKYSGKAASSETDKD; from the exons ATGGCGGACGACAAGGTTAGAGACGAGGCGATGCAGATCATTGGAATGTTTCAGATCCTTCCGAGACTTGTCGTTTTCGACCTCGATTATACTCTCTGGCCTTTTTACTG TGAATGTCGTTCTAAACGCGAAATGCCGTCTTTGTACCCACAAGCAAAGGGTATACTGAGTGGTCTGAAAGAGAAAGGAATTCAAATGGCGATTGCTTCCAGATCTCCCACTTCAGATATTGCCAACACTTTCATTGACAAATTGAATATCAAGTCCTTGTTCGTCGCCAaggaaatattttcgagttggaCTCACAAGACGGAGCATTTTCAAAAGATACACACAAGGACAGGGGTGCCGTTTACTGACATGCTCTTCTTCGATGATGAGGACAGAAACATTAAATca GTTTCTAAAATGGGAGTGACAAGCATCTTGGTGGGTGATGGGGTTACACTTGGAGCCCTCAGACAAGGGCTTactgaattttctcaaaaccatAATACTATCGAGAAGAATAAGAAGGTTTGGCGCAACAAGTATTCTGGAAAGGCTGCCTCATCTGAGACCGACAAAGACTGA